A section of the Elusimicrobiota bacterium genome encodes:
- the mreD gene encoding rod shape-determining protein MreD yields MSHLRGAVLFLAAALLQWWWSTRLSLWGLSPQILLVLTVAMAARLGANSGMCYGFLWGLFLDVLRPELFGGNACALMLVGYGTGALRRQIDVLDVVSQYVIVFFMTWGYFLLYGLLGAVFAKQFLWAGWPAFLCDPLYNCLIVPLAGLACAWLRVR; encoded by the coding sequence GTGAGCCATCTCCGAGGCGCCGTGCTGTTCCTGGCCGCGGCGCTCCTGCAGTGGTGGTGGTCCACCAGGCTCTCGCTCTGGGGGCTGAGCCCGCAGATCCTGCTCGTCTTGACCGTGGCCATGGCCGCCCGGCTGGGCGCCAATTCGGGGATGTGCTACGGCTTCCTCTGGGGGCTGTTCCTCGACGTCCTACGGCCGGAGCTCTTCGGAGGCAATGCCTGCGCTTTGATGCTGGTCGGTTACGGCACGGGGGCCTTGCGCCGGCAGATCGACGTGCTCGATGTCGTCTCCCAATACGTGATCGTGTTCTTCATGACCTGGGGTTACTTCCTGCTCTATGGCCTCCTGGGAGCCGTCTTCGCCAAGCAGTTCCTCTGGGCCGGCTGGCCGGCGTTCCTCTGCGACCCGCTCTACAACTGCCTCATCGTGCCGTTGGCCGGCTTGGCCTGCGCGTGGCTGAGGGTCCGATGA
- a CDS encoding rod shape-determining protein MreC: MHRETRVSNYLLAALSALALALLSLPLSAPVRAFKAGVVYLLNPAVYYGAKGAQRLADAPPGLARLLRADLDNIQLQAQLREALWQKSELEALRTENRRLAQALGLTPPRGYIPLWADVMERDPLHWYNSIMISAGAQQGVTLNAPVFGEQSGALVAVGRVIEVRPGSALVLLVTDEASSVAAYLSTSAVEGLVQGQGGPRLRMNYLPAEVALSTGDLVYTSPTSATFPGEILLGRVMAINPRDPFLTFQSVEVRPAADAAALSQVMILRPAGAAGQAAASSGPAPLPLLPARKSKVPPVAPQVKKSSGTALSSPVVDDGMEGL; the protein is encoded by the coding sequence ATGCATCGCGAGACACGAGTTTCGAACTATCTCCTGGCCGCACTCTCGGCGCTGGCGCTGGCGCTCCTGTCGCTGCCTCTGTCCGCGCCCGTGCGGGCCTTCAAGGCTGGCGTGGTCTACCTGCTCAATCCCGCGGTCTATTACGGGGCCAAAGGCGCGCAGCGGCTGGCCGACGCGCCGCCCGGCTTGGCGCGCTTGCTGCGCGCGGACCTGGACAACATCCAGCTCCAGGCGCAGCTGCGCGAAGCCCTTTGGCAGAAATCCGAGCTGGAGGCCCTGCGTACGGAGAATCGGCGGCTGGCCCAGGCCCTGGGGCTGACGCCGCCGCGGGGGTATATCCCATTGTGGGCCGACGTGATGGAACGCGACCCGCTGCATTGGTACAACAGCATCATGATCAGCGCCGGCGCTCAGCAGGGCGTGACCCTCAACGCGCCGGTCTTCGGCGAGCAGTCTGGAGCGTTGGTCGCCGTCGGCCGCGTCATCGAGGTGCGGCCCGGCTCGGCCCTGGTGCTCCTGGTGACGGACGAGGCCTCCTCAGTGGCGGCCTACCTCTCCACCTCCGCGGTGGAGGGCTTGGTCCAGGGGCAGGGCGGACCGCGCCTGCGCATGAACTATCTTCCTGCCGAGGTCGCCTTGTCCACGGGCGACCTGGTCTATACTTCGCCCACCAGCGCCACCTTCCCGGGGGAGATCCTGCTCGGGCGCGTCATGGCGATCAATCCCCGCGATCCCTTCCTCACCTTCCAATCGGTGGAGGTGCGGCCGGCCGCGGACGCGGCGGCTTTGAGCCAGGTGATGATCTTGCGGCCCGCCGGCGCGGCGGGCCAGGCGGCCGCTTCCTCCGGCCCCGCGCCCTTGCCCCTGCTGCCCGCGCGCAAGTCCAAGGTCCCGCCGGTCGCGCCTCAGGTCAAGAAGAGCTCGGGGACCGCTCTCTCGTCGCCGGTCGTGGACGACGGGATGGAGGGGCTGTGA
- a CDS encoding rod shape-determining protein, producing MFDFLFSLFSNDMGIDLGTANTLVYVKNQGIVLREPSVVAIDRETRRVLAMGAEAKRMLGRTPSSIIAVRPLKNGVIADFEVTQEMIKYFIRKVHNRRSLLHPRIVIGIPSGITEVERRAVQESAEQAGAREVYLIEEPMAAAIGADLPISEPHGNFIVDIGGGTTEAAVISLGGLVVSKSSDIAGDEMDEAVQMHFRRKYNLLIGETTAEDVKIQIGSVFPLKEEKTMEVKGRDQATGLPKTVLITSEEVRQSMMEPVQLILDVIKNTLEETPAEWSADLVDRGIMLAGGGSLLRGLPDLIRQETELPVHRAADPLSCVAMGAGKFLEELDNITDRRPDFVTSYRYRGS from the coding sequence ATGTTCGACTTCCTCTTCAGTCTCTTCTCCAACGACATGGGGATAGACTTGGGCACGGCCAATACCTTGGTCTACGTCAAGAACCAGGGCATCGTGCTCCGGGAGCCCTCCGTGGTGGCCATCGACCGGGAGACCCGGCGCGTGCTGGCCATGGGAGCGGAAGCCAAGAGGATGCTGGGACGCACGCCCTCGTCGATCATAGCGGTGCGCCCTTTGAAGAACGGCGTCATCGCGGACTTCGAAGTGACGCAGGAGATGATCAAGTACTTCATCCGCAAGGTCCACAACCGGCGCTCCCTGCTGCATCCGCGCATCGTCATAGGCATCCCCTCGGGCATCACCGAGGTCGAGCGTCGCGCGGTGCAGGAGTCGGCGGAGCAGGCCGGGGCGCGGGAGGTCTATCTCATCGAGGAGCCGATGGCCGCGGCCATCGGGGCGGACCTGCCGATCTCCGAGCCGCACGGCAACTTCATCGTGGACATCGGCGGGGGCACCACCGAGGCGGCGGTGATCTCGCTGGGAGGCCTGGTCGTCTCGAAATCCAGCGACATCGCGGGCGACGAGATGGACGAGGCCGTGCAGATGCATTTCCGCAGGAAGTACAACCTCCTCATCGGCGAGACCACGGCCGAAGACGTCAAGATCCAGATCGGCTCGGTCTTCCCGCTCAAGGAGGAGAAGACCATGGAAGTCAAGGGCCGGGACCAAGCCACCGGCCTGCCCAAGACGGTGCTGATCACGTCGGAAGAGGTGCGCCAGTCCATGATGGAGCCGGTGCAGCTCATCCTCGACGTGATCAAGAACACACTGGAGGAGACTCCGGCGGAATGGTCCGCGGATCTGGTGGACCGAGGCATCATGCTGGCGGGCGGCGGGTCGCTCCTGCGGGGGCTGCCCGACCTCATCCGGCAGGAGACCGAGCTGCCCGTGCATCGCGCCGCCGACCCCTTGAGCTGCGTGGCCATGGGGGCGGGGAAGTTCCTGGAAGAGCTCGACAACATCACGGATCGGCGCCCGGACTTCGTCACCTCGTACCGCTACCGCGGCAGTTGA
- the mrdA gene encoding penicillin-binding protein 2 has protein sequence MSRESGERLARLEALWVMVYLTGALLGLRLVQLQILQRAEYQQLAEMNATKIIYQTAPRGLIYDRRGTPVAANQEAFSLIYIPPKKGQPTPDLEFLAGQLARELGRDRDDLLETLQQAVHEETALRLAENLPRTAMFRLSELKAIYPGVELIVEARRSYPFGRFASHLLGYMGKMDSRSWRALKNKGYRVDARIGKIGLEAALEAELRGHDGGLRMLVDAQGRLKKKLESFPGLAGSSIHLTIDEAVQKAADEGLRRSATGKGAVVALDPRSGAILALASAPDFDPNAFLSSDPAVVKDAAASAEEFNRAIAGTYAPGSTFKVVVGAAGLNEGRFTVDDAVYCPGYLEWGKNIFLCWEHKGHKTMTWFPALTHSCDVYFYRMGMRTGGAFIEKYARMFGLGEKTGVVALKGEQRGKLFGPSIREKAGLAWYDGDTINLSIGQGQMTVTPIQMAVLAAAVANRGTVWRPYYIDRIAYADGRPEFKQSPEKLSQVVLKDEVWQDLHQALRLVISSGTGVAARTAGLDVSGKTGTAQTTGAPDHAWFISFAARPGELPGVAVAVLVENGGHGASAAGPIARAVMMAAYGMEDKKPASAEPVVPQPGAMNPDALPRGIRGASAPVPPRVH, from the coding sequence ATGAGCCGGGAGAGCGGCGAGCGTCTGGCGCGGTTGGAGGCCCTTTGGGTCATGGTCTACCTGACCGGAGCTTTGCTGGGGCTGCGGCTGGTCCAGCTGCAGATCCTGCAGCGGGCCGAGTACCAGCAGCTGGCGGAGATGAACGCCACGAAGATCATCTACCAGACCGCGCCGCGGGGGCTCATCTACGACCGCCGCGGCACTCCGGTGGCCGCCAACCAGGAGGCCTTCTCGCTGATCTACATACCGCCCAAGAAAGGGCAGCCGACCCCCGACCTGGAGTTCCTGGCCGGCCAGTTGGCGCGCGAGCTCGGGCGCGATCGCGACGATCTGCTGGAGACCCTGCAGCAGGCGGTGCATGAGGAGACCGCGCTGCGCTTGGCCGAGAACCTGCCGCGGACCGCGATGTTCCGGCTCTCCGAGCTCAAGGCCATCTACCCCGGCGTGGAGCTCATCGTGGAGGCGCGGCGCTCCTATCCCTTCGGCCGCTTCGCCAGCCATCTGCTGGGCTACATGGGGAAGATGGACTCCCGCAGCTGGCGGGCGCTCAAGAACAAGGGGTATCGGGTCGATGCGCGCATCGGGAAGATCGGGCTGGAGGCCGCCCTGGAGGCGGAGTTGCGGGGCCATGACGGAGGCTTGCGCATGCTGGTCGACGCCCAGGGCCGCCTGAAGAAGAAGCTGGAGAGCTTCCCCGGCCTGGCGGGCAGCAGCATCCATCTGACGATCGACGAAGCCGTGCAGAAGGCGGCTGACGAAGGCTTGCGCCGTTCCGCGACCGGCAAGGGAGCCGTGGTCGCGCTGGACCCGCGCAGCGGAGCCATCCTGGCCCTGGCTTCGGCGCCGGACTTCGATCCCAACGCCTTCCTGTCGTCGGACCCCGCGGTCGTCAAGGACGCGGCGGCCTCCGCGGAGGAGTTCAACCGCGCCATCGCCGGGACCTATGCCCCCGGCTCGACCTTCAAAGTGGTGGTGGGGGCCGCGGGCTTGAACGAGGGGCGCTTCACGGTCGACGACGCCGTCTACTGCCCGGGCTACCTCGAATGGGGCAAGAACATCTTCTTGTGCTGGGAGCACAAGGGCCACAAGACGATGACTTGGTTCCCCGCCCTGACCCACTCCTGCGACGTCTACTTCTACCGCATGGGCATGCGCACGGGCGGCGCGTTCATCGAGAAATACGCACGCATGTTCGGCCTCGGCGAGAAGACGGGGGTGGTGGCCCTCAAGGGGGAACAGCGGGGCAAGCTCTTCGGCCCGAGCATCCGGGAAAAGGCCGGGCTGGCCTGGTACGATGGAGACACCATCAATCTGTCCATCGGCCAGGGGCAGATGACGGTGACCCCCATCCAGATGGCTGTGCTGGCCGCGGCGGTCGCCAACCGGGGCACGGTCTGGAGGCCCTACTACATCGACCGCATCGCCTACGCGGACGGCCGGCCCGAGTTCAAGCAGAGCCCGGAGAAGCTCAGCCAAGTGGTGCTCAAGGATGAGGTGTGGCAGGACCTGCATCAAGCCTTGCGGCTGGTCATCTCGTCGGGGACCGGAGTGGCGGCGAGGACCGCGGGCCTGGACGTGTCGGGCAAGACGGGCACCGCGCAGACCACGGGAGCCCCGGACCATGCCTGGTTCATCTCGTTCGCCGCGCGTCCGGGGGAGCTCCCCGGCGTGGCCGTGGCGGTCCTGGTCGAGAATGGCGGCCATGGGGCCTCGGCCGCAGGCCCGATCGCGCGCGCGGTCATGATGGCCGCTTATGGCATGGAGGACAAGAAGCCGGCGTCCGCCGAGCCGGTCGTTCCGCAACCCGGGGCCATGAACCCCGACGCGCTTCCTCGCGGCATCCGGGGCGCAAGCGCTCCAGTGCCGCCTAGGGTGCATTGA
- a CDS encoding Rne/Rng family ribonuclease: protein MTNEDKDLTQTTPPATADAASAASPAEPASAPAQPPAAAPEVPEDTGSQREELYPRADAVIASEPEPDYGTAPETVEGEDEEIIIDEAGEDDELGPEAEDAAPLPGAENASPSGTARPDAPSAPPPPAAQPQQPPAQQPRHEGRGRRRGRGGRGGEHGRQEQGRQEQGRQGPGRQEPGRQEHGRQERQRPERDRPEHDRRGGEGHRGRSERGGEREYRSDHRGPGPAVKRELLANTNFEETRIAILENGRMAELLWERKSSQNIVGNIYKGVVENVLPGISSAFVNIGFEKNAYLYISDVLGEKGAAIDATLKKGQHIMIQVAKEAISTKGAKVTMDVSLPGRYLVFTPFQGYVGISKQIGDAAERARLSAIVDRLVAEHLGGKGVVVRTEAEGATEADLEREVKYLAQSWAQIQKKFESDPPPGLLHKDLDLALQVARDLLSDKVYVYLLDNKDQHKNVTEFVEAISPELKEKVKLYDAKTPMFKAFGLEGEIEDMRRTKVPLPNGGSIIIQEAESLCAIDVNTGRFTGSKSQEETVTVTNIEAAHEVAHQLRLRNIGGIIVVDFIDMRKASNRQKVMEAFAHASKGDRAKIRILPITRLGLVELTRERKRESTVSLITDECPQCKGCGRVLSGETLRIRIQREIKQMTGGRPGGQVRLLLHPGLAEQFRGQQVSIEKNVARTVKIQSDPSLPWEEYRIVLE from the coding sequence ATGACGAACGAAGACAAGGATCTGACGCAGACGACTCCGCCCGCGACGGCCGACGCCGCATCCGCGGCGTCGCCCGCAGAGCCCGCGTCGGCCCCGGCACAGCCGCCCGCGGCGGCGCCGGAGGTCCCGGAGGACACGGGCAGCCAGCGGGAGGAGCTGTATCCGAGAGCGGACGCGGTCATCGCGAGCGAACCGGAGCCGGACTACGGGACCGCGCCGGAGACCGTCGAGGGTGAGGATGAGGAAATCATCATCGATGAGGCTGGGGAAGACGATGAACTCGGTCCTGAGGCTGAAGACGCCGCACCCCTTCCGGGAGCGGAGAACGCCAGCCCTTCAGGGACGGCGCGTCCTGACGCGCCGTCCGCGCCGCCGCCGCCGGCCGCTCAGCCGCAGCAGCCGCCTGCCCAACAGCCCCGGCACGAGGGGCGGGGCCGACGGCGCGGCCGCGGCGGACGCGGCGGAGAGCACGGCCGCCAGGAACAGGGCCGCCAGGAACAGGGCCGCCAGGGACCGGGCCGCCAGGAGCCAGGCCGGCAGGAGCATGGCCGACAGGAGCGCCAGCGCCCGGAGCGCGACCGGCCGGAGCATGACCGGCGGGGCGGCGAAGGGCATCGCGGCCGTTCCGAGCGCGGCGGCGAGCGCGAATACCGCAGCGACCATCGCGGCCCGGGGCCCGCGGTCAAGCGCGAGCTTCTGGCCAACACCAACTTCGAGGAGACCCGCATCGCGATCCTGGAGAACGGCCGCATGGCCGAGCTCTTGTGGGAGCGCAAGAGCAGCCAGAATATCGTCGGGAACATCTACAAGGGAGTCGTCGAGAACGTCCTGCCCGGCATCTCCTCGGCCTTCGTGAACATCGGCTTCGAGAAGAACGCCTATCTCTACATCTCCGACGTCCTGGGGGAGAAAGGCGCCGCCATCGACGCCACCCTCAAGAAGGGGCAGCACATCATGATCCAGGTGGCCAAGGAGGCCATCAGCACCAAGGGCGCGAAGGTCACCATGGACGTCTCTTTGCCCGGCCGCTACCTGGTCTTCACCCCCTTCCAGGGGTACGTCGGCATCTCCAAGCAGATCGGCGACGCGGCGGAGCGGGCGCGGCTCTCCGCCATCGTCGACCGTCTGGTGGCGGAGCACCTGGGCGGCAAGGGCGTGGTGGTGCGCACCGAGGCCGAGGGCGCGACCGAGGCCGACCTGGAGCGCGAGGTGAAGTACCTGGCGCAGAGCTGGGCCCAGATCCAGAAGAAGTTCGAGAGCGACCCGCCGCCCGGCCTTTTGCACAAGGACCTGGACCTCGCCCTGCAGGTGGCCCGGGACCTGCTCTCGGACAAGGTCTACGTCTATCTGCTCGACAACAAGGACCAGCACAAGAACGTGACGGAGTTCGTGGAGGCCATCTCCCCGGAGCTCAAGGAGAAGGTGAAGCTCTACGACGCCAAGACCCCGATGTTCAAGGCCTTCGGCTTGGAGGGCGAGATCGAGGATATGCGCCGCACCAAGGTCCCTCTGCCCAACGGCGGCTCCATCATCATCCAGGAGGCCGAGTCCCTCTGCGCCATCGACGTCAACACCGGGCGCTTCACGGGCTCCAAGTCCCAGGAGGAGACCGTCACCGTGACCAACATCGAGGCCGCCCACGAGGTGGCGCACCAGCTGCGCCTGCGCAACATCGGCGGCATCATAGTCGTGGACTTCATCGACATGCGCAAGGCCTCCAACCGCCAGAAGGTGATGGAGGCCTTCGCCCACGCCAGCAAGGGCGACCGGGCCAAGATCCGCATCCTGCCCATCACCCGCCTGGGCCTAGTCGAGCTGACGCGCGAACGCAAGCGGGAGTCCACGGTGAGCCTGATCACCGACGAATGCCCGCAGTGCAAGGGCTGCGGCCGGGTCCTCTCCGGCGAGACCCTGCGCATCCGCATCCAGCGCGAGATCAAGCAGATGACGGGCGGCCGGCCCGGCGGGCAAGTGCGGCTCCTGCTGCACCCGGGCTTGGCCGAACAGTTCCGCGGCCAGCAGGTCTCCATCGAGAAGAACGTGGCCCGGACCGTCAAGATCCAGAGCGACCCGTCGCTGCCCTGGGAGGAGTACCGCATAGTGCTGGAATGA